A segment of the Meiothermus cerbereus DSM 11376 genome:
GTTGACGATGGCCTGGATTTTCCCGCGCAGCCCCTCCACCCGGGCCGGGGTAAAGGCTTTCATCATCAGGCTTTTGAGGCGGGTGTGCTTGGGTGGCTCGTTGTCGAGCATGTGGTTTTCCTGGAAGTGATCGAAGTCGCGCGTCAGCGGGTTGGGCGGGGGCCAGCCCAGCTCGTCGCGGGAGAGGACGTGGGTAATCGAGCGCCCCAGGCGTTTGTCGCGCAAGAGGTGGGCGATGTCCTCGTAGCGCAAAAAGAAAATCTTGTTCCAGACCTCGTCGTAGAAGACCGGCAGGTTTTCCCGCAGGTGGGCCAGGGTGGGGTAGGGGTCGTAGATGAAGGCGGGGTCGTTGATGTTGAGGTGGTAGCTTTGCATCAAGAAAAGGATAATCCCCCTTGCCTATACGGGTAAGGGGGTGAAGCTGTTCCTTGCAGGCCAGCCTTATCTAATATGAACCTCGCCCGAATCGTTCCGTTAGGGATTGTCTGAGTACCCTGGTTTTTCGAGCTGGTGCTATCCGCGCTTCAGGCGGGGGCCCCAGAAGAAGAACAAATCAAAGACATATAACCGATTCTTAAGGCCATTTTGTTAGACCGTCGCCCGCAAGCTGGCTTTAGACTGCTTTCTCAGCACAAGGTACGCTTAGGCCATTGCAGCGGTGCCCAAGTTTGGCCTGGGTTGAAGGCTAGGCGCTGACCGAGACGTGCTTGTTCAGGCGCGCCACAAAGTTGCTCTTGGGGGCCGCACCCACCATCACCTCGACCGGCTGGCCGTTTTTGAACAGGATGATGGTAGGGATGCTCATCACCCGGAACTTCATGGCGGTCTGGGGGTTGGCATCCACGTCGAGCTTGGCCACGGTTACCTTGCCTGCGTATTCTTTGGCCAGCTCTTCCATGACCGGGGCTACCATGCGGCAGGGACCGCACCACTCGGCCCAGAAATCCACCAGCACATACTGATTTTCCTTGAGGATGGCGTCAAAATTAGCGTCGT
Coding sequences within it:
- the trxA gene encoding thioredoxin is translated as MSKPIEVNDANFDAILKENQYVLVDFWAEWCGPCRMVAPVMEELAKEYAGKVTVAKLDVDANPQTAMKFRVMSIPTIILFKNGQPVEVMVGAAPKSNFVARLNKHVSVSA